The following coding sequences are from one Seonamhaeicola sp. ML3 window:
- a CDS encoding M1 family metallopeptidase: MNRILPSLFGLLLICSCAGTKESATVTPIATPTPVPYVSSMPTYWQQHVDYKMEIDMDVNTYQYKGKQTLVYTNNSPDVLNKVFYHLYFNAFQPGSEMDVRSRTIADPDPRVGDRISKLKPNEIGYIKVQSLKQNGTILKHETVGTVLEVDLSKPIQPGEKVTFSMVFDAQVPLQIRRSGRNNNEGVALSMTQWYPKLAEYDFEGWHADPYIGREFHGVWGDFDVKLTIDKDYVVGGSGYLQNPNEVGHGYETKTVTPTNSKKVTWHFIAPNVHDFTWAADPDYIHDTMQVPDGPLLHFLYKNSLDSKTKNSWKKLQPKTVELMQYFSEHVGTYPYKQYSVIQGGDGGMEYAMCTLITGKRSFGSLVGVTAHELAHTWFQFLLATNEAKHEWVDEGFTCYISDAAMNTIMKQGKENPFASAYGGYLYLANSGKEQPLSTHADRYHYNQVYGISAYNKGEVFLAQLGYVIGEENLNKTIKSFFSEWAFKHPTPNSFIRSAEKVSGLELDWYLMDFAQTTNTIDYGVKSIDGNSVTLERIGLMPMPIDLTVTYTDGSKEDFYIPLQMMRGEKPTSATVIKDWAWAYPTYTFKTSKAIQHVEIDPKNLMADVDKKNNKL; encoded by the coding sequence ATGAATCGTATTCTCCCTTCTCTTTTTGGTCTCCTCCTAATATGTTCTTGCGCTGGAACCAAGGAATCTGCTACGGTTACTCCTATAGCAACACCCACGCCTGTACCTTATGTAAGTTCAATGCCTACATATTGGCAACAGCATGTAGATTATAAAATGGAAATTGATATGGATGTAAACACCTATCAATACAAAGGGAAACAAACACTAGTCTACACAAACAACTCTCCAGATGTGTTAAATAAGGTATTCTATCATTTATACTTCAATGCCTTTCAGCCTGGTAGCGAAATGGACGTACGCTCCAGAACCATTGCAGACCCAGACCCAAGAGTTGGTGACCGCATAAGCAAACTAAAGCCTAATGAAATTGGTTATATAAAAGTACAATCGTTAAAACAAAATGGAACCATTCTTAAACATGAAACTGTAGGTACAGTATTAGAAGTTGACCTCTCAAAACCAATACAACCTGGCGAAAAAGTAACTTTTAGTATGGTCTTTGATGCTCAAGTACCTCTACAAATACGCCGCTCTGGAAGAAACAACAATGAAGGGGTTGCCTTATCGATGACACAATGGTACCCAAAATTAGCAGAATACGATTTTGAAGGCTGGCATGCCGACCCATATATTGGACGTGAATTTCATGGTGTATGGGGAGATTTTGATGTAAAACTAACTATTGATAAAGACTATGTAGTTGGAGGCTCTGGATATCTTCAAAACCCTAACGAGGTTGGTCATGGATACGAAACTAAAACTGTAACGCCTACCAACTCCAAAAAGGTTACTTGGCATTTTATAGCGCCTAATGTTCATGACTTTACATGGGCTGCAGACCCCGATTATATTCATGATACTATGCAAGTTCCCGATGGTCCTTTGTTACACTTTCTTTATAAAAATTCACTAGATAGCAAGACTAAAAATAGTTGGAAAAAACTACAACCTAAAACTGTAGAGCTCATGCAATACTTTAGTGAGCACGTAGGAACCTATCCTTACAAACAATACTCGGTTATTCAGGGTGGTGATGGTGGTATGGAATATGCTATGTGTACCCTTATTACAGGAAAGCGTAGCTTTGGTAGTTTGGTTGGTGTTACGGCACATGAACTGGCACATACTTGGTTTCAGTTTTTATTGGCTACCAATGAGGCAAAACACGAATGGGTCGATGAAGGTTTTACCTGCTACATTAGCGATGCGGCAATGAATACTATTATGAAACAGGGTAAAGAAAACCCGTTTGCCAGTGCGTATGGTGGTTATTTATACCTAGCAAATTCGGGTAAAGAACAGCCGCTCTCTACTCATGCCGACAGGTATCATTACAATCAGGTCTATGGTATTTCAGCATATAATAAAGGGGAGGTGTTTTTAGCCCAATTAGGTTATGTAATAGGTGAAGAAAACTTAAACAAAACCATTAAAAGCTTCTTTTCAGAATGGGCTTTTAAGCACCCAACACCAAACAGTTTTATCCGCTCTGCCGAAAAAGTGTCTGGTTTAGAACTGGACTGGTACTTAATGGATTTTGCGCAAACAACAAATACAATAGATTATGGCGTAAAATCTATAGATGGTAATTCTGTAACCCTTGAACGTATCGGTTTAATGCCTATGCCCATAGATTTAACCGTTACTTACACCGATGGTTCTAAAGAAGATTTTTATATCCCGTTACAAATGATGCGTGGTGAAAAACCAACCTCAGCAACAGTCATAAAAGATTGGGCTTGGGCCTACCCAACCTATACTTTTAAAACATCTAAAGCCATACAGCATGTTGAAATAGACCCTAAAAATCTTATGGCAGATGTTGATAAGAAAAATAACAAACTTTAG
- a CDS encoding DUF2200 domain-containing protein has translation MKTTPEHNKRIAEMKFSSVLPHYVSKIEKKGRTKAELFTVIEWLTGFNENDLNTLIKGQVTFKTFFEKAQLNPNAQLIKGVICGYRVEDIDNPLTQKVRYLDKVIDELARGKKLESILRKPK, from the coding sequence ATGAAAACAACACCTGAACACAACAAACGTATTGCAGAAATGAAATTCTCATCGGTGCTCCCACATTACGTTAGTAAAATTGAAAAAAAGGGAAGAACCAAAGCAGAACTTTTTACGGTAATTGAGTGGTTGACCGGTTTTAACGAAAACGACCTGAATACACTTATTAAAGGCCAAGTAACCTTTAAAACGTTTTTTGAAAAAGCCCAATTAAACCCTAATGCCCAACTAATAAAAGGAGTCATCTGTGGTTATCGCGTTGAGGACATCGATAATCCTTTAACTCAAAAAGTTAGGTATCTAGATAAAGTTATCGATGAATTGGCTCGAGGTAAAAAGCTAGAAAGTATTTTACGAAAACCTAAATGA
- a CDS encoding succinylglutamate desuccinylase/aspartoacylase family protein, with translation MVNVQSKALNKTIKIERFIGKVTGNSSGPTLVVFAGIHGNETAGVFASKKVLDNLNPEEVKGTIYVISGNLEALKKQQRYVDQDLNRLWTSDNIASIKNKSKISVEEGELLILLDLVYKILKTDSPPYYFIDLHTTSSKTLPFITINDALINRKFSEYFPVPIVLGIEEYLEGPLLSYINELGYVSLGFESGQHDQAMAVYNSESFLYLALKYSGILNTTEAIDFKNHYKHLKSQAKKTTGFLEVVYLHRIKNEEQFVMLNGFKSFQTVKKGVPLAVSNGENIYSIRKGLIFMPLYQKQGSEGFFIVSSIKPFFLKLSAFLRRIRIDGLLIILPGISWLNKNKGTLKVDLKVARFYAKAVFHLLGYRNRHTNKTYLRLNNRERVAKTYMYKNERWYRGKSTI, from the coding sequence ATGGTTAATGTACAAAGCAAAGCACTTAATAAAACTATTAAAATTGAAAGGTTTATAGGAAAGGTTACTGGAAATAGTTCAGGACCCACTTTAGTGGTTTTTGCTGGTATTCATGGTAATGAAACAGCTGGTGTATTTGCTTCAAAAAAAGTTCTGGACAATCTAAACCCAGAAGAGGTTAAGGGTACAATTTATGTTATAAGTGGTAATCTTGAGGCTTTAAAAAAACAGCAAAGATACGTAGATCAAGATCTTAATAGATTGTGGACTAGTGATAATATTGCATCCATAAAGAACAAATCTAAAATTTCTGTTGAGGAAGGCGAATTATTGATTTTATTGGATTTAGTCTATAAAATATTAAAAACAGATTCCCCTCCTTATTATTTTATAGACCTTCACACAACATCAAGCAAAACACTGCCCTTTATAACCATAAACGATGCTTTGATAAACAGGAAGTTTTCAGAATATTTTCCTGTTCCCATAGTTTTAGGAATAGAGGAGTATTTAGAAGGCCCTCTTTTGAGTTATATTAATGAATTGGGGTATGTATCTTTAGGTTTCGAATCGGGACAACACGACCAAGCAATGGCTGTATACAATAGTGAATCTTTTTTGTACTTGGCTTTGAAGTATTCAGGAATTTTAAACACTACAGAGGCTATCGATTTTAAAAACCACTATAAACATTTAAAATCTCAAGCCAAGAAAACCACAGGCTTTTTGGAAGTTGTTTATTTACACAGAATAAAGAACGAAGAACAGTTTGTTATGTTGAATGGTTTTAAGAGTTTCCAAACGGTAAAAAAAGGTGTTCCCTTAGCTGTTAGTAATGGAGAAAACATATATTCTATTCGTAAAGGGTTGATATTTATGCCTTTATATCAAAAACAAGGATCAGAAGGCTTTTTTATAGTTAGTTCAATCAAGCCGTTTTTTTTAAAATTGTCTGCGTTTTTAAGGCGAATTAGAATCGATGGACTTCTAATTATACTTCCTGGAATTTCTTGGTTAAATAAAAATAAGGGTACCCTAAAAGTTGATTTAAAGGTGGCCAGATTTTATGCAAAAGCTGTTTTTCATTTGTTAGGCTATAGAAATCGGCATACCAATAAAACGTATTTGAGATTAAATAACCGAGAACGTGTAGCTAAGACCTATATGTATAAAAATGAAAGGTGGTATAGGGGCAAGAGTACCATTTAA
- a CDS encoding CBS domain-containing protein — protein MGDLKVAKLKTKKDRANYINHLLNDIKALELMIERGIIENDILRIGAEQEFCLVNNNFLPENKSLELLKAINDDHFTTEISNYNLEINSDTYQLGNTCFSELYKHLEALLDKARLAASEKGIKIILTGILPSLTVKNSDEQNMTEVERYALINEAIKNSRRQNFDIHIKGVDELNLMHDSVMLEGCNTSFQMHLQLGTKDFVDNYNWAQAIAGPVLSACTNSPLLFGKELWSETRIALFTQSIDTRANSYLLNEKQSRVSFGNNWQTGSIADIFKDNISRFRSFLTTGFTKNSVEMLDNGEIPRLRALGLHNGTIYPWNRVCYGVLEGKPSLRIENRYIPSGPTTKDEIANFMFWVGIMLGKPKELENIHEKWDFKDVKSNFFNAARYGKATLFKWNGKYISSYDLIVNELLPMAYKGLYKYGISPLDAEYYLKIIKNRVHTTSGSEWLVTNYRNLLKAYKPYQAMQILTANIHEKQEKGYPVSTWGLLNTNLGKGNGENKVVKHIMNSDIFSVRQNDSVELVLNMMLWKNIHHMPVINDDVELIGLLYWDDVKSFLNEPDNLNKSVKSIMKTNLLTVDEYMPVHDAISLMKQSNLSCLPVVNQTKLIGLITNNDI, from the coding sequence ATGGGAGATTTAAAAGTTGCTAAACTTAAAACCAAAAAAGATAGAGCCAATTATATAAATCATTTATTAAATGATATAAAGGCTCTTGAATTAATGATTGAAAGGGGCATTATAGAAAATGATATTTTGAGAATTGGGGCGGAGCAAGAGTTTTGTCTTGTAAACAATAACTTTCTGCCTGAAAATAAATCTTTAGAGTTACTAAAAGCTATTAATGATGACCATTTTACTACCGAAATAAGTAATTATAATTTAGAAATAAATTCCGATACTTATCAACTAGGTAATACCTGCTTTTCTGAATTATACAAACATTTAGAAGCCTTGCTAGATAAGGCTAGACTTGCTGCTTCTGAAAAAGGTATAAAAATTATACTAACCGGTATTTTACCGTCATTAACAGTTAAAAACTCTGATGAACAAAATATGACGGAGGTTGAGCGTTATGCCCTAATAAATGAGGCAATAAAAAATTCAAGACGCCAAAATTTCGACATTCATATTAAAGGTGTGGATGAACTTAATTTAATGCATGATTCGGTTATGCTAGAGGGGTGTAATACCAGTTTCCAAATGCATTTACAATTGGGAACTAAAGATTTTGTTGATAATTACAATTGGGCCCAAGCTATAGCGGGTCCTGTTTTAAGTGCGTGTACTAATTCGCCCTTACTTTTTGGCAAGGAGCTTTGGAGCGAAACAAGAATAGCGCTTTTCACCCAGAGCATAGATACTAGAGCAAATTCCTATTTACTCAATGAAAAACAATCTAGGGTTAGTTTTGGAAACAACTGGCAAACAGGATCCATTGCAGATATTTTCAAAGATAATATTTCAAGGTTCAGAAGCTTTTTAACTACTGGTTTTACTAAGAATAGTGTGGAAATGCTCGACAATGGAGAGATTCCAAGGCTTAGAGCACTTGGCTTACATAATGGTACCATTTATCCGTGGAACCGCGTTTGCTATGGTGTTCTTGAAGGGAAACCAAGTTTAAGAATTGAGAATAGATATATACCTTCTGGCCCCACAACAAAAGATGAAATAGCCAATTTCATGTTTTGGGTAGGTATTATGCTTGGTAAGCCCAAAGAATTAGAAAATATTCATGAAAAATGGGATTTTAAAGATGTGAAAAGTAACTTTTTCAATGCAGCTAGATACGGAAAAGCCACCTTATTTAAGTGGAACGGGAAATATATTTCAAGTTACGATTTAATTGTTAATGAGCTCTTGCCAATGGCTTATAAGGGTCTATATAAATACGGTATTTCACCACTAGATGCAGAGTATTATTTAAAAATCATAAAAAACAGAGTACATACAACAAGTGGGTCTGAATGGCTCGTTACAAACTATAGAAATCTCCTTAAAGCATATAAACCTTATCAGGCCATGCAAATTTTAACGGCCAATATTCACGAAAAACAAGAAAAGGGATATCCTGTTTCTACTTGGGGGTTGTTAAACACAAATTTAGGAAAAGGTAATGGGGAAAATAAGGTGGTAAAACACATTATGAATTCTGATATTTTTTCTGTTCGCCAGAATGATAGTGTAGAACTTGTTTTGAATATGATGCTTTGGAAAAATATTCATCATATGCCAGTTATAAACGATGATGTTGAATTGATTGGGTTATTATATTGGGATGATGTAAAATCATTTTTGAACGAACCAGATAATCTAAATAAAAGCGTTAAAAGTATTATGAAAACTAATCTTTTAACAGTGGACGAGTATATGCCAGTTCATGATGCAATATCTCTCATGAAACAAAGCAATTTAAGTTGTTTACCAGTTGTTAATCAGACAAAATTAATTGGATTAATTACAAACAATGACATTTAA
- the rnpA gene encoding ribonuclease P protein component, with protein sequence MSFTYGKKEKLKSKKLIDQLFTEGQSVSAYPLRLVYLKTEFEDAVTAKTGVSVSKRYFKNAVDRNRIKRLLRESYRLNKHRYFNNFTTQYAFMILYIGKEKLTFSEVETKMNKLFDKFLNKISHEKNSEK encoded by the coding sequence TTGAGTTTCACTTACGGCAAAAAAGAAAAACTAAAGAGTAAAAAGCTAATAGATCAATTGTTTACTGAAGGACAATCGGTTTCGGCATACCCTTTGCGTTTAGTTTACCTAAAAACAGAATTTGAAGACGCGGTTACTGCCAAAACAGGAGTTTCAGTAAGTAAGCGATATTTTAAAAATGCGGTAGACCGAAATCGTATAAAACGCTTGTTAAGAGAATCTTATAGGTTAAATAAACATCGATATTTTAACAACTTTACAACGCAATATGCGTTCATGATTTTGTACATTGGAAAAGAAAAACTAACCTTTTCTGAAGTAGAAACCAAGATGAATAAGCTGTTTGATAAGTTTTTAAATAAAATTTCCCATGAAAAAAATAGTGAAAAATAA